CTGCATGCTGTAGACTAAGAGGGTGGTAAACTTATGCATGTTGAACTCTAAGTTTCTTTTTGCAtggtgttgtttttctgtttgttttttttaaaacatacttttttttaaatttctgtgttaaatgtgaCTCATAACCAAAAACATACGTCTGTTTATGAAACAGGCCTAGCAAAGGCAGAAACAGGGATCAATTTAATGCCAGTgaaagatgagggtctggaacagAATAGCCCCCCTATCTGTCATTTCACAGGTTCAAGTACAGCTCAGGGTTGGGTATTAAAACGCCCTGAATATATATAGGATAGGCTGGCCCTAGAGAATATAGTATCTGTGAAAAGAGAGGGTCTTGCAACCATTAAAACAGGGACATTTATCAAGTCAGGCACAGCACAGGGATGATTTTAGCACAAGTTAAAGATGAGGGACTTTTACAACAGTGAAGATGCATAGACTCTAGGGGGCATTGTCTCACTCAAAGTGAATTCGCCTAAGAGTGCTTCTAGCTAAGTATCACTGCCATTTATGTTTTAATATAGAAGCTTTGTACTTTATCCAGTTATCTATGAGTCTATGAAAATAAGTAATAAGTTGCAGTGCAacgttttttttcaattttggtaAACATTGAGAATCAGTAGAAAACACTACTGAGAGATAGAAGTCTTTGGATCTAAGTAATTATTTCTTGGAGTGAAAGAAAGACAAGGGTCTTCTTAAAATTCAAGCGCtacctaaaaaaaatatttaaagacaCCATTTTATATCATGTTCTCAAGGCCTCTTTTTAGACAATTTTGATTTGCACCTCAGAAAGCTTGCTAGTACTGCATGCCCGTATGTTCTTACATGTCTTGTGTGTTTCAGCACTGCCTTGATTGTACTGTTCATGCAGTAAACTAGTAATGAGTTAGCTTTCTGGTGGAATTCTGGCCTAATTCAGGACCAGTCCAGTTCTGTTGGAAGGATTAggataatgattttttttaatcgaGCACAATACCAAATATCAGGCCTAGACATCCCCTCGTCACCCTACATGGTAGATATTGGATAATTTTAGCTGTGTGGCAGTGAGCCCTCTTTGTGGTTGTAAACATAACTGCAGATATTCCCACAGTATGGCAAATGTcctaaaaacagtttaaaaggaTAGTAACGTACCATGCCACTCAACCAAAAGCCAGCCTACCAGACCACTAGCTGCACAGCCTCCTGTCCATCAGTTTTAACTGATGTGCCTACAGCTTTTAAATGCTAGACCAGCCAGCTCTTTAGTCTTCAGTTCTCATGGATGGCTCCGCTGCAACTTTTAACTCTTTTAATCAATTTGCACTACTGCCTCCCAACCAACTTAAAAGACCCTGACTCCCAGTCCTAACTAACAAGCAGCCCCATCCTTGTCTTAAACTCTTAAAACTCTGAAACTAACTCCCAGCCCTGCTCTGACAATTCTAATAGTTTGCTCTCCAGTCCTCATTTCTAACAAAAGGCCATTTCCCTTCCCTTGTCCAGCCAGCATGGTCTTTAATTAGCAGTCCAACCTACTTGCAGCCCCAAGCTCGTACTACTTAGCCACTGGCTTCCTGTCCTCTTCCCAACAACTGGGCTCCACCACCACCCAGGCCTCAGAGCTAACAGAAAGTTTCCCTTAATCACCTTCTTTCAGAAGCCTTTGTGGAGACGTTTTGAGGGAAGACTATGGCTGCCAAGCCACTGAGCTGGAGCAGAAACGGGACCTTGGGTCAATAAGATACCCCTCTTCCCGATCCCAAGTTCTTCCACTTCCCTCTCCCAAAATTGGCCAGCGGTCTAGCTCCAATCCCATACCCAGCCGCTCTGGGTCAGCCCCAGCCACCCCCTTGACCCCCCGCAAGAAAATTGTGACCCCTGTTGAGTACCTGGATATAGTGCCTGCAGAATTTGAGGACAAGATCAAGCAGCCAAAATCCTCTGCACTCTCCCAAACCAGCACCCAGGATTCCCGTCCGCAGACGCCACTAAGCGAATACTCACGGAAGGACTTAACGCTCCGACCCTCCCCCAAGCTGGCCCGTGCAAGCTCTAAGATCTTCGAGAAGGTGCGTTACTTTGAGGAAAGGCGACGCAGTATTGACCAGCATGAGGGTTCCATCTCGGGACGCTCCTGGGCTGGGTTCCACCGGACGCGCTCCTTTGATCAGTCAGATGACGAGAAGAGCAGGACAGGAATTTCCCGAGAGAGCTCCAGGGAAGATCTGAGGGAGGCACTCAGGGCTGAAGCGGCTCAGCGGAGGTCCGTATTTAAGCAGAAGGCTTCTTCTTTTGATGAAAAGCCTCGCCACAGTCACAAGATCCAAGACATCGAGAACAAGTTCACAGAAGAACTCCAGCGCATCAAAAAAGTGGTAGGCAAGCCCAATTTAAGCAAATCCTTCTCCACGGAGCAGATCTCGCATAGGAGAGGGAGATCACCTATGAAAAAGCTGGAGCCAATTCCTCCTGAGGTTCTTCAGAAGCTGCAAGACAGAGAGAGGatccagcaacagcagcagcaacagcaacaacagcagcagcaacagcaacagcagcagcaacagcaacagcagcagcagcaaaagcAGCAACAACAACTACAGAAACAACAGGAACAACTACAACAACAGCAGcttcaacagcagcagcagcagcaacagctgaGCTCTAGGAAACCTTTAGTGAGGGGGCTAGCAACAGTAAACCGATCGCAAGAAGAAGGGGATGTGTCACATTCTGATTTAACCAATCGTCCCTCTGTGACTAGAGAGCCAAGGGGAATCAGTCCCCACAAAGAGTTACCCAAGGGATTGGTCCCAGTGAAGACACTGCAGAAGAAGAGGGAAGAGCCAACACTGCCACAGCACCTTCCAATGGAAGTAGAGGAGACCAAGACAACACAGCTTCCAGTACAGCGGATTGTGCAAAAACCTGCTAGTCCACTGGTTCAGAAAGAAGCCATACAACTCCCGCAGCTGCCCACACAAGCTCCTCCAATGGTTTCCAAACTTACACAAGCCCGCAAAGAAGCCGCCAATCTTCAAGAACTACCAACACAAGCTCTTCCAATGGCTTCCAGGTTCACACGAGTCCCCTCCCCCAGCCCCTTGCCAGAGAAAGTGGAGGACGAGAAGATGGAAGTTGAGGAAAGCCCTGCACAGCCAGCTCCCAGGCCAGCCGTGCCCCGGATTGTGGTAGAGGCGGAGGCAGGTGGTGGATGTGCTGGTCTGGAGGCTGATACGAAGAAGAAATCCAGTGTGGCGAAGGAAGGAAAGACCCAGAGGAGCAGAGGGAATGGTCGTCGAACTCGTCCAATGTCCCCAGATATGGAGTTAGGTAAGTCTtgtctttatattattttagTGAAAGACTGAATTGCCTTTCTGTGCAAGGGAGGtatagaacaaaaataaaaatgggacctttcatttgttttatataaaatccATTTCAGCAGGCATTTTAAGAAAGCATGtagtctgtatcattgatatgaccaaatgttttatttactggCAACACTACAACACCGCTAATGGGATTTCACTGTTAGAATCATATAATACAGCTATGTACTATATACAATATTTCAAAGTATGCTAATTTTATAATGAAGAAACCAAAAAAAGTACCAGCCGTATTGGGTCAGTGGTCAATTTCAGGGTCACTCACACCTTTAGCAGACAGTTTACATAACCATGAAAACATGACGTCATAATCTCAAATGGTCTCTTAGATATGAGGCTTTGACAGTGCTGAAATTTCACCAAGATGATGTCACATGATCACTATATTGCAGCCATATTAGGTAACAGGTCAAAAGTGAGGGTTACTGttagttttttttcctgttttcattacattgaaaatatgaagtctgtTGGCTACATGGTAATGTATGAGTATATGTCCTACAAGTGAAAGCTAATCATGATACCTCTTATTTACTTGGTAAATAGCAAATAATTAAGGCCTTGTGAAAATCCCATTTTTTAGTATCTCATTTCATGGAATGTgcacggaactattttataaattgtgtacagattttttttttaaaccaaaatagagagataaatgcactgacatcatcaaaatgacaatagcttgtgaaactaACAGCATGttggtaaagtgtatctgcaaggacagctttaaGTTCTacatcagatgcatgttcaccatttaggccttgcaaaacaaatacaatatggaacccatactgatcttgggcatcagtcgactcgtcagtgaccactgacaagcaaccagactgttttaacAATTCCATAATTTCCTGCTTTTGATATTCGGCAactaagtattcacgtctcagctgggctgatgaaggaatcgctccactatttgctacactcagtctgaagaatgaaatacaaataataattatgacatttatttgtatttaagaatattgaaaaatTTGCgctattgggctaatttcactaTTTCCGCACAGTCTGTGAAATCatgatttacacagggccttaattaTACTGTGGATAGCAGATCATTTCAATGTAAAATGCACTCTATAACTGGAATTTCTTTGTATTTTTCGGCAGAGTCCTCGGATGATTCATACATGTCAGCTGGAGAAGACCCATTGGAGTCCCCCGTGTTTGAGGTTCCTCTACAGGACATAGTTGCACAGGCTGGCACAGAGGTGCTGCTCAAATGTATCATCACTGGCAATCCTCTGCCAGAAGGCAAGTTACTCCTGTGTGCTTCTCACTTTCCTTTTCCACGCAACTGTTCATTTACTCTATAATAATTCATATGGAAACTTCTAGGATGACTCAGATACGTTATGACCTAATGACCCAGCATTGCTTATGACTTTTTCCCCCTATTGGCTCAGTTTTAGTGTTTATCAAAAtattatatactgtgtataacaataaatgggctgcagtgaattacaaggtTACTGTTTTGTACTGAGGTGCTGCTGATGTTATAAATTCACAAGTGATACACAAGTGATTCAGGATTGAGTCACCAAAACACTGAGGCGcaattttttataatattttgcaTGAGTTTCGCTAAAATTAATAGGTTTAAATTttaactgtaaaacaataaaaattgaataaaaatggAATAACTACCAGTCTCTAGCCTCTCCTTCCTATTTTGGGTATCCTATTAGGATGTCTTCACAAGGTTATCAAAGTTCTTGGttgtaattataatttttttgctGATGAACATGCAGGAGTTTCAAAACAGACGATGACTTTTACATATGGGCTGGGTCCAATATaggtcttaaaaaaataaacacatttactgtTTATGTGAATGTACAGATCACTTGCAAGTTATGGTGGTCAAGCAAACCCATTGTTTGAAATGTTTGATGACCGGCCTAGTACTGTGCCATACCCATTCATAactgggaaaaataaaaaaaacaggcatcTGAGAAAAGCCTGGGTTAAATTTCCCACAACCCACAACTTTATGTGATGCAGTTCACTTAACCACTGATCATCTCAAACCCACCACCACTCATCCTGATTTCTTACCAAgaaacagaacacatttaaatgtagtgctgttgggtttttttccccccagtaaCTTGGAAACATGGCAACATCCCTGTAAGGAGCAGCCCTAACCATCTGGTTAAAGTGGAAGGAGAGAGGCACACCCTGCTGATAAAGTGGGTGAAAGCTGGCGATGCTGGACAGTACTGCGTTAGCGCTGTCAACGAAGTGGGCAAGACTTCCTGCAGCGCCACTTTGACAGTTAAATCAGGTGGGTGAGCGTGTCAAAGGATTGGTGCCCAGCCAGAAGTAGGAAAGTAAAGACAGCTAGGTGTGTGCCAGCATGAATGAAGAAAGGGTGACATTCAAATAGGATCGAGGAGTTTGGTTTTAGGATCAGATCTGTTATGACCAAACATAGGGACATCTTCTACgagactacatatatatatatatataatctatccattttctgtgattttaggttgtttttttttttagaacgtGGGGCTTAACAGTTATTTTGGAATTATTTGACTAGGAGACTTTTTTGTGGATGTCTTATTTTCAACAGATTGAGCTGCTTTTCAGTATGGGACAAAAAGCTATTTATTGTTCACaattaataaatgtatattactCTGTTCAATCTTTCATAATTTACTAACTTGGgaataacaagaacaaaaaaaaggctTTAACTTGTAAGAATTATCAGGACTGCAGTAAAATTAAggtaaaataatgacttggaatAAAATACGATTATCTGAACACTCAAACACGTTAATAATGCAAGCAATTAAATATATCCTAGTCTGATTTAATCTCCCACAGACtctataaacattttaattaaactaaATGAGCTGTACCAGCAATTTTGATTAGCTATCATGGGCTTTATTATCCATTCTTGGATGACAGTCCTAGATGGGGTTATGGTATATGTGTGTGCTTTCTGTCATTTTAACAATATCTCAAACTCTCATCCAGTTGCAATGAAACTCATTATAAAATGGTGAACAGATGTCTTTGATTCTAACTAATAATATTAGATAACAGCGCACTGATTGGGTCTCTTTTACCTCATTATTAAACTATTAGTTTCTCAGGCAATTcagttttttctttgtaaaactTCAAGGTGTGCGCAGTTATTAAATTACCACATTTAAAGGGATTCTGGCACTCGGCTTTGCCTTGTGGTTGTCAAAACACCTAGCAATGCAACAAACATTCACAACACCACCTTAGTGTGTCTTATGGCTTCCATAGCACAAGTAATTGTAATTGAGTTAATGACTGTTGATTTGTTGCTTGAAGGCTGTATATGTTTAGAACTGCTTGCCCAAATTTGACAAAAGCGTGTGTAGACATTTGCATGTAGCTGTACAGTGCTGACGCTCGATAGAATTGAGCTGTTGATGGCCTCCACTTCCTCAGTTTATTGAGTTATTCAGGGCTACTaccaatgtcctattgtaagtgattctgcatataatgcagttcccagcctacctctgtaaggcgctttgtgatggtgctatataaaaataaagacatatatatatattctcctaTTCCTCACTACTTTCGTGGGgtgccatgattgacaggtggATCCAAACAGAGCTtcctaccccccacccccccaacctTGCAGGATCCCACATGCgcccgatagccagcacagatctcccccagtTACAGGCAGCTATAATGTATAATGCATTGTTTGAATGGAAGTGGTAACATTTCCTATTTTGATATTCTGATGGCTTTAACCAATAAATGGTGGTAatccagtgcagcaccactgtaCCTGTGGGCTACAGTATCAGTATACAGTATCAGTAACCATTGCTGGTAATGAAGTTTGCTAATGGTTCAACTTGCATTTCTCCAGAGTAATATAAAGGTATTGCAGgggtgttcttaaatagtaaagTGTTAGAACACCATAAGGAATGTGTCATCACTGGGTCAGTGGTTAATATTGAAGAGGGATAATTTTGTTCTTTCATTTTAGGAAAGTATTTTAATTGCTTAAGGGGGTATAACTGGATTTTTGGGGTTCTGTGTTTAGATTCGAGAAATCTCTAAACAACAAAGAACGAAAGTAGTATAAGTATTCTGAAAGCTTCTCGAATATTCCTTGTGATTTTATACTTGTGGACACAGCCTGAGAGAAAGAGATGCTTTACCTTATAAGGGCACTGGAGGCTCAGTATATTTATAGCAGCCTTTGTTCTCTGTAATTATTAGAGTCTGTTTTATATCTGAGTGGGAGATGATCCATGTCTGGGCAGTCAGAccttatatttgtttttcatgtacGATAGTGTATTCGTTTTTATGACCTGCCATTGCAATACTACATTATTGCCTGTTCTGGTTCTGaaacatttaaatactgtaatgcAGGGTTCctatttttcagtgttttatttttttgtcattttggtgttatttttttctttctaatttcTACATTTTGTTAATGTGTGTTTAGGTAGTAACAACTTGTAATTGTATgcttctaaataaaacaaagaaaatgtttaaactattaCAATTGAAACATTGTcatctgtgtttttaacttttacAATAGCCAGGTTGAATAAACAAACCACTTTTCATTTCCAGACCCACAAtggcggcgtttacatgcacaagtcatgacagttttcctcacaacgtgtttgccgt
The Acipenser ruthenus chromosome 10, fAciRut3.2 maternal haplotype, whole genome shotgun sequence DNA segment above includes these coding regions:
- the LOC117412271 gene encoding striated muscle preferentially expressed protein kinase-like isoform X8; this encodes MRKAQVKMTLKKPEEEAAWGRLGAAPPSPKIPSKRAKVLVDPAVQELRGSGEYPYKTAPLFIRKMKNAAVGTGCDIRLKVTVAGDPQPALYWYHNERQLAMDNQEYGGLWIRDCKLSDAGLYTCIATNPLGEARTSGVLAVMDLEDDSETTEDEAAEPQIGMATKEGPRGPQDQAVHRVPAGNLDLMKDATPETTPASGWSGSRAGSWAGSQNTVVEKELSGLGSRVTVSTQKDAFSKPSRSLCGDVLREDYGCQATELEQKRDLGSIRYPSSRSQVLPLPSPKIGQRSSSNPIPSRSGSAPATPLTPRKKIVTPVEYLDIVPAEFEDKIKQPKSSALSQTSTQDSRPQTPLSEYSRKDLTLRPSPKLARASSKIFEKVRYFEERRRSIDQHEGSISGRSWAGFHRTRSFDQSDDEKSRTGISRESSREDLREALRAEAAQRRSVFKQKASSFDEKPRHSHKIQDIENKFTEELQRIKKVVGKPNLSKSFSTEQISHRRGRSPMKKLEPIPPEVLQKLQDRERIQQQQQQQQQQQQQQQQQQQQQQQQQQKQQQQLQKQQEQLQQQQLQQQQQQQQLSSRKPLVRGLATVNRSQEEGDVSHSDLTNRPSVTREPRGISPHKELPKGLVPVKTLQKKREEPTLPQHLPMEVEETKTTQLPVQRIVQKPASPLVQKEAIQLPQLPTQAPPMVSKLTQARKEAANLQELPTQALPMASRFTRVPSPSPLPEKVEDEKMEVEESPAQPAPRPAVPRIVVEAEAGGGCAGLEADTKKKSSVAKEGKTQRSRGNGRRTRPMSPDMELESSDDSYMSAGEDPLESPVFEVPLQDIVAQAGTEVLLKCIITGNPLPEVTWKHGNIPVRSSPNHLVKVEGERHTLLIKWVKAGDAGQYCVSAVNEVGKTSCSATLTVKSDPSQEQRTTLSVPLDFSSPITSDEEYLSPLEEAEFGVPSLREPDTMRIPDAPEPKSIIETRFKEPPSFEVSLSDQTVIEGQDVSLSVRIQGEPKPMIYWLKNRQTIKTDSRHCVTEAEGGFFELKITAAEKSDAGVYTCKAINEYGTKQCEGKLELKVF
- the LOC117412271 gene encoding striated muscle preferentially expressed protein kinase-like isoform X7, which gives rise to MRKAQVKMTLKKPEEEAAWGRLGAAPPSPKIPSKRAKVLVDPAVQELRGSGEYPYKTAPLFIRKMKNAAVGTGCDIRLKVTVAGDPQPALYWYHNERQLAMDNQEYGGLWIRDCKLSDAGLYTCIATNPLGEARTSGVLAVMDLEDDSETTEDEAAEPQIGMATKEGPRGPQDQAVHRVPAGNLDLMKDATPETTPASGWSGSRAGSWAGSQNTVVEKELSGLGSRVTVSTQKDAFSKPSRSLCGDVLREDYGCQATELEQKRDLGSIRYPSSRSQVLPLPSPKIGQRSSSNPIPSRSGSAPATPLTPRKKIVTPVEYLDIVPAEFEDKIKQPKSSALSQTSTQDSRPQTPLSEYSRKDLTLRPSPKLARASSKIFEKVRYFEERRRSIDQHEGSISGRSWAGFHRTRSFDQSDDEKSRTGISRESSREDLREALRAEAAQRRSVFKQKASSFDEKPRHSHKIQDIENKFTEELQRIKKVVGKPNLSKSFSTEQISHRRGRSPMKKLEPIPPEVLQKLQDRERIQQQQQQQQQQQQQQQQQQQQQQQQQQKQQQQLQKQQEQLQQQQLQQQQQQQQLSSRKPLVRGLATVNRSQEEGDVSHSDLTNRPSVTREPRGISPHKELPKGLVPVKTLQKKREEPTLPQHLPMEVEETKTTQLPVQRIVQKPASPLVQKEAIQLPQLPTQAPPMVSKLTQARKEAANLQELPTQALPMASRFTRVPSPSPLPEKVEDEKMEVEESPAQPAPRPAVPRIVVEAEAGGGCAGLEADTKKKSSVAKEGKTQRSRGNGRRTRPMSPDMELESSDDSYMSAGEDPLESPVFEVPLQDIVAQAGTEVLLKCIITGNPLPEVTWKHGNIPVRSSPNHLVKVEGERHTLLIKWVKAGDAGQYCVSAVNEVGKTSCSATLTVKSDPSQEQRTTLSVPLDFSSPITSDEEYLSPLEEAEFGVPSLREPDTMRIPDAPEPKSIIETRFKEPPSFEVSLSDQTVIEGQDVSLSVRIQGEPKPMIYWLKNRQTIKTDSRHCVTEAEGGFFELKITAAEKSDAGVYTCKAINEYGTKQCEGKLELKEK